Proteins encoded in a region of the Watersipora subatra chromosome 5, tzWatSuba1.1, whole genome shotgun sequence genome:
- the LOC137397619 gene encoding galactosylceramide sulfotransferase-like: MQTQVHNNFIQYLGFDVHLSNNLTAVKEYIHFIERKFLLVMITEYFDESLVLLRRLMNWSMADIFYKRSNAGQTKSGTVFIGEEKEKLLNLEHNLADQMLYKHFNHSLWVKIEKEQGFKEELEIFKRLNKKVEEFCFSDELQRDKNVRMEVALRSKSIFTIGEEECLAVRIREGKAPDLVETLNNYCTFRKW; encoded by the exons ATGCAGACTCAAGTACACAACAACTTTATACAGTATTTGG GTTTTGATGTGCACTTGTCAAACAACCTTACTGCTGTCAAAGAATATATTCATTTCATAGAGAGAAAGTTCTTGCTAGTCATGATTACTGAGTATTTTGACGAGTCTCTTGTTCTGCTCAGGAGACTCATGAACTGGTCAATGGCAG ATATTTTCTACAAGCGTTCAAACGCTGGACAAACAAAAAGTGGAACTGTCTTTATAGGAGAAGAAAAAGAGAAGCTTCTAAACCTAGAGCACAACTTGGCTGATCAAATGCTTTATAAGCATTTCAATCATTCTTTATGggtaaaaatagaaaaagaacAAGGCTTTAAAGAAGAG CTAGAAATCTTCAAAAGACTAAACAAAAAGGTAGAAGAGTTCTGCTTCAGTGATGAATTGCAAAGAGACAAGAATGTTAGAATGGAGGTTGCTTTGCGTTCGAAAAGCATCTTTACAATTGGTG AAGAAGAATGTCTTGCAGTGAGGATAAGAGAAGGGAAAGCTCCAGACCTTGttgaaactttgaataattattGCACATTCAGGAAATGGTAA